ATGCCAATaaagtttctggttgcattttaaaattaagaagttATTGAGATTAgtatttaatcatttaaaataatGAAGTTTACTGATGCCTTGATGGTATAAAATGAATTGAATGTGTAAGCACGTTCTAATGCGTGCTTTTTTTTGTACGTATTTGTGTTTAGGACCTCGGTTCATAAGAGATTGAAATCCCGTTTGTTAAAGTGCCTTTAATTGATTTACCGTGCTATCAAGGTATATACACTTAGACCATGCTTTTGTAATTGGCtatgtaaagtaatgttgtGTTCATTCTATAATGTGATGTTGTTCATCACTTAAGGCTTAGAcactaaaaataatttgaaaagagTTTTAAATTGGAAATTTGAGGATGGTTGTGTTGGTTACCCACACGGGGTTAAATTATTGGAAtggaattattattgttatcgttctcatggcagttttggatcattacggtcaccatgagagtatgcatactttacctttgACGACCCAAATAGGACAGGCAACGTCTTAGGGCGTAGGTTGCTTTGGGATTATCTTTCCtatgtgtattcctccaaacttTTATATTGTTCTGGCGACCCGAACTGGATGGGCAACGACATGAGTCGGGAATTGGAAACTCAAATATGATATATTAACTATTAGAGCCTTTGTATGTTAGGATGAACTCGTTGTTGTATGTAACCTGTATGATacattgtatgaagtctctgacgtgtattgttttgtgttctttggTGCTTGGTATGATATTGTCATTTGACAACTAGCAGGTTGATTTACAGGTGGGGCTGGTGTGTGTGAGGATTCAAACGTTAGAATATGTTAAAGAGCTTACTATCATACATGAGCTTAAGTCATTTTTAGTTTATCGTTTGAACTTTACTATTTATTTTGGATCTTATCTGATTTTGTTGAGGCCCTTAGGCTCTCAAATTGTAAACTTGAAGACTTCCGCTGATTTATTCTTATCATTTTCGTTTGATTacttatttctttatcactcGAACGCATCGATCTTGGAAATGGTTTAACTTAAATGTCCGGCGTATAATCCGAAATTCaaatttacatataaatattCGGTTCACTTTAACCCGGACTACTACATTGGTCCCACGTGTATTTCAATTAGAGGAATACTTCTAAGTAGCCTTATATTATATTCCCTCTATTCCTTTAAGTTTGGTCTATTAAAAAAAACTCTCATATCCAAActtaaaagattaaaaacatTTTTGCTTGAAATCAATGGTGAACATCACGAAGGAGGCAGCAACGGATGCTTTAGCTAGGCCTGGTTGCATCATAGAGTATGATGAAATTATTTTCCATCAATAAtgttattaagaaaattatttccaGCATTGCGTCGTAGGAAAACTTAATACTCTTTTACTGTCCATGTAAGATAgtttgtcaaaaataaatttttttagcaAACTGACATCTCAGATAGCAGTTTGATATAAATTTGTTTATAATAAACTGCTTTCTAAAAACACAATTTGATTCGAATGATGAAAACACCAAATCGCCATCTGAAATGGTGGTTTACtttagtacttttttttttgcttcgTGTAATAATTTTGAGATTTACCTCATCTCAAAATACAAAGTTAAAATGATGCGTAGGTATTATTCCTTCATAGAAGTTCCTTTGTTTCAGTGATTAGCACTTAAGTTGCTAATATGTGAGGTTGTGGGATTGAAACCTGCATCCcacattttaagcttttttgttgcttttttttcaattatagaATAAAGAAAACCGCTATTTGAAATAGCGGTTAGGTAAAATTATCAAATCGCCATCTAGGATGGCAATTTGCTctgaatattttctttttaaaaaatctgTCTAACATGGACGATagagtgggaattattttttccaACAATGTAGATTGagaattatgtttttattttgcaatatttgAGGAATAAACTCTGAAATTAAACTTGAGTTCATCCCCACGTCAAGCAAAGAGGCCTTACAATAATTGACTACTATAACATTGTATACTTTACCATCGTTCGTTTGAATTTGGTACAACAACCATATAAATCTTGGAAAAGTTGCATTGTGAAGATTGTTGTTGTGGTAGTTTTTTTATATGTACGAGGTATTTAACGAGTCAGGTCGATCCAAAGAGTTAAGAGTCGGATTATATTTTAACGGGTCATTAGCGAATCGAGTCAATAATGAAACGCGTCATTAATGGGCTCTGGTGTAAAGAGTCAGGCCGGgtcaaataataatatgaattgGTTGCGAAAATTTTTTAGCACTtgttcttaatatttttatatgatattttatataaatatgtggAGCCACCCAACATCccataaatagaataaaaaatattttataaattttttaaaaacgaTTCAAAGTGAGTTAGATTTAAATAGACTTTGATTTAGCCACGCTCCACCCCATCTGAGTTTTAACCCGACCGCCCGACTTGTTGAACACCAAGACTTATATGCACGTATACATTTAAATATCCTTGAATacaattgattttaaaatatagaaaaaatgaaaattgagtCTTTAATGACAAGCTGAATTAGTTTTttaaccttttaactttccttGTTACCTTTGATCAACTAACAATAACATAACTCATTTTAATTAACTCACCCTCCAATACTTATGTCCCTTAAATCTCTTTTAACCAACAATAAATCATCAGATTTCAGTCCAAATCAATACagaaccctaaccctaaaataCCAATTCAACATGTTATTGAAAAAGTCTAATCATCAGattcataaataataaatcCGCTTTTAGATTTATGATGACTATAAATCGTAATAGATGGAATTTTAAATAAGCTAAAATAGAACTGTACAATAAAAGAATTCTTAAAATCTGCAATCtaatgaaattgaaattgaaattgaaattgaaatactTAGTTAGCTTTAACTATTTATTATATCTGGAATCTGGATTTATCAGCAAGCCAAATCTTTACAAaaccatataaaaatataaaattagcaAAATAAAGTTGAATTCCACCATCTAGAAATCACAATCCACATCAAAAGCATCATCCACCATATCTCCAAGAACAAGTCCTCCAATAGCTCCTCCCAAGAGTCCAGCTCCCAAACCCATTCCAAAATTATTCTTCTTTGGTTTCTGTGGTTTTTGCCCATACCCTGCAGGTGGATAACTTGGGTTAGGGTACCCTCCCTGTGGAGGGTACCCATACCCATATGCTCCACTTCCACCTACATGAGGTGGAGGAGGAGGGGGGTACCCTCCGTATGGAGGGTACCCATGTGGTGCTCCTGCAGCATATGGCACTCCTGTTCCATGTGGGTATCCTGCTGGTGGAGGGTATGGTACCCCTGATGCAACTGAGTGTGCTTGTGATTGTTCCTTTGGAGGGTGCCCTTCAGGTGGAGGGTAAGGTCCATGTGATTGTGAATGTGCCTTTGGAGGGTACCCTTCAGGAGGAGGGTAAGGTACACCAGCAGCAACAGATGATTGGGGTTGTGCCTTTGGAGGGTACCCTTCAACTGGAGGGTATGGTCCATGTGATTGTGGAGGTGGGTACACAGAACCACCGTGTTGATATGGAGGAGGGTATGGTGCTCCACCACCATACCCTACAGTTGGAGGGTAAGGTACCCCAGAAGAACTACTAGAACCCAGATTTTGATTCATATCCATAATCTTATAAGACAATTTAAGCTCACCTTGAGGTTTCCCAGAAGAAACCCTTTTAACCTGATACGTAACAAATTGGGAGGAATTTGGATCTTTAAACCCATCTAACAATTCCTTTAAAGGAACAAGAACTTCACCCAAATCTTTATCAGATCCAAAAGTTTGTTCATGTTTAAGAGTCATAATCAAATACTTACCAGGTTTCGTAGCAGTAGAATCATCGAAAGTAAATCTCATGGTGTAATTCCATGACGGATTGATTCCTCCATCTTGATGAACTGGAGTTTTTTGCTTGTTTTTCGGTTCATCTGAGATGTGAACTACCACATATGGATCCATTTTTCCGATTAGGTTAACATTTTTGAGATCTTTTGCGGAAATTAGAGTGATTTCTAGGGTTTTGTAAACCATATTTAGCAGTATTTGGTTAGATTTTTTGTGTAATTGATGGAATTCGGAAGGAGATTGAATAAAGAAAAGATAATGATTAGGAtttagaatgaatgatgagagCAAAAATGGCTGTAATTCAGAGGATATGGATAGAAATTAGGAAGTTATTGATTTTGAAGATGATAAATAGTGAATTAATAATGTTGAATTGTTATTGGGATTTATAAAGGCGAAAAGAATTAGTCATACTCGAAAATGACGCGTTTAAGTTTGATGATGCATATGGCAATCAATGACCCCATAACCCAATTTAATATGCATTTTGAAtatagtaaaaattaatatagatATAAGAATTGTTTTTGAATCGACACGAAATATCTGATTGGAAATTAATCTAATAATCTGAATGAACAACTTTAATTGAAACTTTaccttttaaaataaataaatatgcacaaatttttaaatgataagGTCTCATAATAAGACTATGATTATTAGGTTGACACATATATATTTAGTCTATTATATGATGATTATTTAAGGAAATAGACTAAAATCTCACAATAAAACAATTTCATATAAGACAAACTGATAAATATATGCATTTTGTCCTTTGAAATTTACTTATTCTTTCACAAATTTGTGTGTGACACTCACATTAAGGCCTAAGAGACTGTTTCTCACAAaactaactttttttaaatatattttattaaatttatcttattttattttttacaataacTTATATTTTGTTCTTTAATTGTCATTTAtctatttaacttattttttactTTAGCCAGATATTTTTCGgacttttaattaaaatatcactttattttctttaataaaaattctaacttAGTATAGGAAACCAGGGGAAATTGATGAATCGTGTGATAATGGCAAGCATATTCTAGTAGTTGGTGGGCCACTAGCAAATTCTAAGCAAAGTCTTGGTACTTGGGAGGAGACTTCCATTGTTCCACCTGATTTCATTAAATACACAAACTTGttattgtgaaaatttgaaatgattaagagaatttatcaataaaatgaataaaatagtataaatttcaactttattttaaaaataagcgtaaaaatttcaaatcagtGGTTTgaggctgttcgcagttaataactgcgaacatgttaaaaaagacaaaatagttgttcgcagttactaactgcaaacaacgctttgactttttttgacctgtttgcAGTCCCAAACCATAAGTTtaagattttcacgcttacttttagaataaagttgaaacttatactattttattcatttgttAATAAATTCtcttaattatttcaaattttctatcatTGTACCTTTTTGTTGGACCACAAAAGGAAGTATATATTGCTCTTCCCAATTATTTTGCCTTAATTGTTTGCCATTTAGCATGGAGattaaggggtgtttggtataaactttttaatactaagtaagggattcaattaccattactacacatatttgtttggtatgatatCAGGTTAACCGAATCCCTTTCTTGAGGGTAATGGATACCCTTACTTTGTTACCACCTATTTATGTCAAGTAACAAATTCCCTtttctatgatcaattaagtgtttcccttatattttcataccaaacaacatataactacaacccatacccttacccttactcctctttatcattttcctttccattacattttatattccTATACCAGACACCCCTAAAAGGTTTGGTAAAATGAATTATATAACTAAGGTATTAGCAATGGAGAGATAACataaaaagtttgtcaaataaATAGAGTCATAATGATACATTATGCTAAAAAAATTCGAAAATGACATAACATTTGatacattatactaaaaaatttgaaaatttttaagtgtCACAAACTCACAACTAAAAAGAGTTTGTCACATAAAacttatttatttgttaaagaAAAATGACATGACATTTGATCTTGACCAATATTTTTACCATTAAAGTATTTTGActagcatttatttatagttaaattcaTATAATATGCCGCATAATATATTAttgacaatttttaaaattacagagttaatttatacatataattgTCAAAATGAGTGTTTCTACCGCATTATATGTCcggctttattttttaatatcacATGTTTATACATGTTGATGCTAAAAAACTATGCATTGCACATATTTCTAcactaaataaaaacaaagtgaACTTATTAGAACAAAATGAGGGCAACATAGGAGTATACGAAATGGAGCAGTTATTATAGAGAATTGAATCTTGTCTTGATTGtaatatatactattttatttgggtaaaattttaatttaatcttCGTCTAATTTTCTTTCTCTCGGCCTActatataattcaaaaaaaatgttataatgaaaattaatttttgaaaaaaaatcttataGAAGAAAAGCGATTCTTGAATTCTTGACCGTTCTTTATTATGAAattgattttatgatttttggaAAAGAAGAAAAGCTATTCTGGACCGTTCTTAGTAGAACATACGATATGCTCGGAATATGTACTTTTATTAGTAGTTTAACTTGAGATACTCTTTAACACTATTGAGGATTTTAAATTGTTTGTTGAAGGCTTGAGGCCTTAGGGTTTGTAAAATTAACTACAATCATCTTTGAAAAATTCCTTTTATATTTATCAATATAGTCTATACATAAATAATGGTCCATTAGTCGCCAATTAGaagaaataataatgaaaaatcaatgtaattttgatagaaaaatattttattaagtttacagttatatatttatactcaataatttcattttttggcAATATTCATTTCAATGTTTGCATTTAGAGAGGTGATGGCGGTAAtagaaaattacaataatatggTATATTGCATGGCGGTATTAGACTATTTAAACAAGATcctatttgactatattttttgttaCGCATTacctttaatat
The Amaranthus tricolor cultivar Red isolate AtriRed21 chromosome 11, ASM2621246v1, whole genome shotgun sequence DNA segment above includes these coding regions:
- the LOC130827860 gene encoding protein SRC2-like gives rise to the protein MVYKTLEITLISAKDLKNVNLIGKMDPYVVVHISDEPKNKQKTPVHQDGGINPSWNYTMRFTFDDSTATKPGKYLIMTLKHEQTFGSDKDLGEVLVPLKELLDGFKDPNSSQFVTYQVKRVSSGKPQGELKLSYKIMDMNQNLGSSSSSGVPYPPTVGYGGGAPYPPPYQHGGSVYPPPQSHGPYPPVEGYPPKAQPQSSVAAGVPYPPPEGYPPKAHSQSHGPYPPPEGHPPKEQSQAHSVASGVPYPPPAGYPHGTGVPYAAGAPHGYPPYGGYPPPPPPHVGGSGAYGYGYPPQGGYPNPSYPPAGYGQKPQKPKKNNFGMGLGAGLLGGAIGGLVLGDMVDDAFDVDCDF